A single genomic interval of Prionailurus viverrinus isolate Anna chromosome A2, UM_Priviv_1.0, whole genome shotgun sequence harbors:
- the SSBP4 gene encoding single-stranded DNA-binding protein 4 isoform X3, with product MYAKGGKGSAVPSDSQAREKLALYVYEYLLHVGAQKSAQTFLSEIRWEKNITLGEPPGFLHSWWCVFWDLYCAAPDRREACEHSNEAKAFQDYSSVAAPSPVMGSMAPNDAMAAGPMAPGFFQGPPDSQQPPHNPNAPMMGPHVQPFMSPRFPGGPRPALRMPSQPPVGLPGSQPLLPGAMEPSPRAQGHPSMGPMQRVTPPRGMAGVGPQSYGGGMRPPPNSLAGPGLPTMNMGPGVRGPWASPSGNSIPYSSSSPGSYTGPPGGGGPPGTPIMPSPGDSTNSSENMYTIMNPIGPGAGRANFPLGPGPEGPMAAMSAMEPHHVNGSLGSGDMDGLPKSSPGAVAGLSNAPGTPRDDGEMAAAGTFLHPFPSESVSDCVDSPPAAASGRRGLAGRPRRGGRGARARP from the exons ATGTACGCCAAGGGGGGCAAGGGCTCGGCCGTGCCCTCCGACAGCCAGGCCCGCGAGAA GTTGGCACTCTATGTATACGAGTACCTGTTGCACGTTGGTGCCCAGAAGTCAGCCCAGACCTTTCTGTCCGAG ATCCGATGGGAGAAGAACATTACGCTGGGGGAGCCCCCAGGGTTCCTGCATTCCTGGTGGTG CGTGTTCTGGGACTTGTACTGTGCAGCACCTGACCGCAGAGAGGCGTGTGAGCACTCAAATGAGGCCAAGGCCTTCCAGGACTAC AGCTCTGTAGCGGCCCCTAGTCCAGTGATGGGGAGCATGGCCCCCAACGACGCAATGGCAGCGGGCCCCATGGCACCCGGCTTCTTCCAG GGCCCCCCCGACTCCCAGCAGCCCCCCCACAACCCCAACGCCCCCATGATGGGGCCTCACGTTCAG CCCTTCATGTCACCGCGGTTCCCAGGGGGCCCCCGGCCCGCCCTGCGGATGCCGAGTCAG CCTCCGGTGGGCCTCCccggctcccagcccctcctccctggcgCCATGGAACCCTCCCCGCGTGCTCAGG GGCATCCCAGCATGGGCCCGATGCAGAGGGTGACACCTCCACGGGGCATGGCCGGCGTTGGACCCCAG AGCTATGGAGGTGGCATGCGGCCCCCACCCAACTCTCTCGCCGGCCCGGGCCTGCCCACCATGAACAT GGGCCCTGGAGTGCGAGGCCCATGGGCCAGCCCCAGCGGAAACTCG ATCCCctattcctcctcctcccccggcAGCTACACG GGACCCCCAGGAGGAGGCGGGCCCCCTGGAACACCCATCATGCCCAGCCCTGGAG actccaccaACTCCAGCGAGAACATGTACACTATCATGAACCCCATTGGGCCGGGCGCCGGCAGGGCTAAT TTCCCACTTGGCCCTGGTCCGGAGGGTCCCATGGCGGCCATGAGTGCGATGGAGCCTCATCACGTGAACGGATCCCTGG GCTCGGGCGATATGGACGGGTTGCCGAAG AGCTCCCCCGGCGCCGTGGCCGGCCTGAGCAACGCCCCGGGCACCCCGCGGGACGACGGCGAGATGGCGGCCGCCGGGACCTTCCTGCACCCGTTCCCGAGCGAAAGCGTAAGCGACTGCGTCGACTCCCCCCCCGCGGCGGCGTCGGGCCGGAGGGGCCTGGCGGGCAGGCCCCGGCGGGGCGGCCGGGGGGCCAGAGCAAGACCGTGA
- the SSBP4 gene encoding single-stranded DNA-binding protein 4 isoform X4 — protein MYAKGGKGSAVPSDSQAREKLALYVYEYLLHVGAQKSAQTFLSEIRWEKNITLGEPPGFLHSWWCVFWDLYCAAPDRREACEHSNEAKAFQDYSSVAAPSPVMGSMAPNDAMAAGPMAPGFFQPFMSPRFPGGPRPALRMPSQPPVGLPGSQPLLPGAMEPSPRAQGHPSMGPMQRVTPPRGMAGVGPQVRAGSGRGGTPRGLPPTPWPLTALLLPQSYGGGMRPPPNSLAGPGLPTMNMGPGVRGPWASPSGNSIPYSSSSPGSYTGPPGGGGPPGTPIMPSPGDSTNSSENMYTIMNPIGPGAGRANFPLGPGPEGPMAAMSAMEPHHVNGSLGSGDMDGLPKSSPGAVAGLSNAPGTPRDDGEMAAAGTFLHPFPSESYSPGMTMSV, from the exons ATGTACGCCAAGGGGGGCAAGGGCTCGGCCGTGCCCTCCGACAGCCAGGCCCGCGAGAA GTTGGCACTCTATGTATACGAGTACCTGTTGCACGTTGGTGCCCAGAAGTCAGCCCAGACCTTTCTGTCCGAG ATCCGATGGGAGAAGAACATTACGCTGGGGGAGCCCCCAGGGTTCCTGCATTCCTGGTGGTG CGTGTTCTGGGACTTGTACTGTGCAGCACCTGACCGCAGAGAGGCGTGTGAGCACTCAAATGAGGCCAAGGCCTTCCAGGACTAC AGCTCTGTAGCGGCCCCTAGTCCAGTGATGGGGAGCATGGCCCCCAACGACGCAATGGCAGCGGGCCCCATGGCACCCGGCTTCTTCCAG CCCTTCATGTCACCGCGGTTCCCAGGGGGCCCCCGGCCCGCCCTGCGGATGCCGAGTCAG CCTCCGGTGGGCCTCCccggctcccagcccctcctccctggcgCCATGGAACCCTCCCCGCGTGCTCAGG GGCATCCCAGCATGGGCCCGATGCAGAGGGTGACACCTCCACGGGGCATGGCCGGCGTTGGACCCCAGGTGAGGGCAGGGTCCGGGAGAGGGGGTACGCCTCGGGGCCTTCCCCCCACACCTTGGCCACTCACAGCCCTTTTGCTTCCCCAGAGCTATGGAGGTGGCATGCGGCCCCCACCCAACTCTCTCGCCGGCCCGGGCCTGCCCACCATGAACAT GGGCCCTGGAGTGCGAGGCCCATGGGCCAGCCCCAGCGGAAACTCG ATCCCctattcctcctcctcccccggcAGCTACACG GGACCCCCAGGAGGAGGCGGGCCCCCTGGAACACCCATCATGCCCAGCCCTGGAG actccaccaACTCCAGCGAGAACATGTACACTATCATGAACCCCATTGGGCCGGGCGCCGGCAGGGCTAAT TTCCCACTTGGCCCTGGTCCGGAGGGTCCCATGGCGGCCATGAGTGCGATGGAGCCTCATCACGTGAACGGATCCCTGG GCTCGGGCGATATGGACGGGTTGCCGAAG AGCTCCCCCGGCGCCGTGGCCGGCCTGAGCAACGCCCCGGGCACCCCGCGGGACGACGGCGAGATGGCGGCCGCCGGGACCTTCCTGCACCCGTTCCCGAGCGAAAGC TACTCGCCGGGGATGACCATGAGCGTGTGA
- the SSBP4 gene encoding single-stranded DNA-binding protein 4 isoform X2, translating into MYAKGGKGSAVPSDSQAREKLALYVYEYLLHVGAQKSAQTFLSEIRWEKNITLGEPPGFLHSWWCVFWDLYCAAPDRREACEHSNEAKAFQDYSSVAAPSPVMGSMAPNDAMAAGPMAPGFFQGPPDSQQPPHNPNAPMMGPHVQPFMSPRFPGGPRPALRMPSQPPVGLPGSQPLLPGAMEPSPRAQGHPSMGPMQRVTPPRGMAGVGPQVRAGSGRGGTPRGLPPTPWPLTALLLPQSYGGGMRPPPNSLAGPGLPTMNMGPGVRGPWASPSGNSIPYSSSSPGSYTGPPGGGGPPGTPIMPSPGDSTNSSENMYTIMNPIGPGAGRANFPLGPGPEGPMAAMSAMEPHHVNGSLGSGDMDGLPKSSPGAVAGLSNAPGTPRDDGEMAAAGTFLHPFPSESYSPGMTMSV; encoded by the exons ATGTACGCCAAGGGGGGCAAGGGCTCGGCCGTGCCCTCCGACAGCCAGGCCCGCGAGAA GTTGGCACTCTATGTATACGAGTACCTGTTGCACGTTGGTGCCCAGAAGTCAGCCCAGACCTTTCTGTCCGAG ATCCGATGGGAGAAGAACATTACGCTGGGGGAGCCCCCAGGGTTCCTGCATTCCTGGTGGTG CGTGTTCTGGGACTTGTACTGTGCAGCACCTGACCGCAGAGAGGCGTGTGAGCACTCAAATGAGGCCAAGGCCTTCCAGGACTAC AGCTCTGTAGCGGCCCCTAGTCCAGTGATGGGGAGCATGGCCCCCAACGACGCAATGGCAGCGGGCCCCATGGCACCCGGCTTCTTCCAG GGCCCCCCCGACTCCCAGCAGCCCCCCCACAACCCCAACGCCCCCATGATGGGGCCTCACGTTCAG CCCTTCATGTCACCGCGGTTCCCAGGGGGCCCCCGGCCCGCCCTGCGGATGCCGAGTCAG CCTCCGGTGGGCCTCCccggctcccagcccctcctccctggcgCCATGGAACCCTCCCCGCGTGCTCAGG GGCATCCCAGCATGGGCCCGATGCAGAGGGTGACACCTCCACGGGGCATGGCCGGCGTTGGACCCCAGGTGAGGGCAGGGTCCGGGAGAGGGGGTACGCCTCGGGGCCTTCCCCCCACACCTTGGCCACTCACAGCCCTTTTGCTTCCCCAGAGCTATGGAGGTGGCATGCGGCCCCCACCCAACTCTCTCGCCGGCCCGGGCCTGCCCACCATGAACAT GGGCCCTGGAGTGCGAGGCCCATGGGCCAGCCCCAGCGGAAACTCG ATCCCctattcctcctcctcccccggcAGCTACACG GGACCCCCAGGAGGAGGCGGGCCCCCTGGAACACCCATCATGCCCAGCCCTGGAG actccaccaACTCCAGCGAGAACATGTACACTATCATGAACCCCATTGGGCCGGGCGCCGGCAGGGCTAAT TTCCCACTTGGCCCTGGTCCGGAGGGTCCCATGGCGGCCATGAGTGCGATGGAGCCTCATCACGTGAACGGATCCCTGG GCTCGGGCGATATGGACGGGTTGCCGAAG AGCTCCCCCGGCGCCGTGGCCGGCCTGAGCAACGCCCCGGGCACCCCGCGGGACGACGGCGAGATGGCGGCCGCCGGGACCTTCCTGCACCCGTTCCCGAGCGAAAGC TACTCGCCGGGGATGACCATGAGCGTGTGA
- the SSBP4 gene encoding single-stranded DNA-binding protein 4 isoform X7 — protein MYAKGGKGSAVPSDSQAREKLALYVYEYLLHVGAQKSAQTFLSEIRWEKNITLGEPPGFLHSWWCVFWDLYCAAPDRREACEHSNEAKAFQDYSSVAAPSPVMGSMAPNDAMAAGPMAPGFFQPFMSPRFPGGPRPALRMPSQPPVGLPGSQPLLPGAMEPSPRAQGHPSMGPMQRVTPPRGMAGVGPQSYGGGMRPPPNSLAGPGLPTMNMGPGVRGPWASPSGNSIPYSSSSPGSYTGPPGGGGPPGTPIMPSPGDSTNSSENMYTIMNPIGPGAGRANFPLGPGPEGPMAAMSAMEPHHVNGSLGSGDMDGLPKSSPGAVAGLSNAPGTPRDDGEMAAAGTFLHPFPSESYSPGMTMSV, from the exons ATGTACGCCAAGGGGGGCAAGGGCTCGGCCGTGCCCTCCGACAGCCAGGCCCGCGAGAA GTTGGCACTCTATGTATACGAGTACCTGTTGCACGTTGGTGCCCAGAAGTCAGCCCAGACCTTTCTGTCCGAG ATCCGATGGGAGAAGAACATTACGCTGGGGGAGCCCCCAGGGTTCCTGCATTCCTGGTGGTG CGTGTTCTGGGACTTGTACTGTGCAGCACCTGACCGCAGAGAGGCGTGTGAGCACTCAAATGAGGCCAAGGCCTTCCAGGACTAC AGCTCTGTAGCGGCCCCTAGTCCAGTGATGGGGAGCATGGCCCCCAACGACGCAATGGCAGCGGGCCCCATGGCACCCGGCTTCTTCCAG CCCTTCATGTCACCGCGGTTCCCAGGGGGCCCCCGGCCCGCCCTGCGGATGCCGAGTCAG CCTCCGGTGGGCCTCCccggctcccagcccctcctccctggcgCCATGGAACCCTCCCCGCGTGCTCAGG GGCATCCCAGCATGGGCCCGATGCAGAGGGTGACACCTCCACGGGGCATGGCCGGCGTTGGACCCCAG AGCTATGGAGGTGGCATGCGGCCCCCACCCAACTCTCTCGCCGGCCCGGGCCTGCCCACCATGAACAT GGGCCCTGGAGTGCGAGGCCCATGGGCCAGCCCCAGCGGAAACTCG ATCCCctattcctcctcctcccccggcAGCTACACG GGACCCCCAGGAGGAGGCGGGCCCCCTGGAACACCCATCATGCCCAGCCCTGGAG actccaccaACTCCAGCGAGAACATGTACACTATCATGAACCCCATTGGGCCGGGCGCCGGCAGGGCTAAT TTCCCACTTGGCCCTGGTCCGGAGGGTCCCATGGCGGCCATGAGTGCGATGGAGCCTCATCACGTGAACGGATCCCTGG GCTCGGGCGATATGGACGGGTTGCCGAAG AGCTCCCCCGGCGCCGTGGCCGGCCTGAGCAACGCCCCGGGCACCCCGCGGGACGACGGCGAGATGGCGGCCGCCGGGACCTTCCTGCACCCGTTCCCGAGCGAAAGC TACTCGCCGGGGATGACCATGAGCGTGTGA
- the SSBP4 gene encoding single-stranded DNA-binding protein 4 isoform X8 has protein sequence MGSMAPNDAMAAGPMAPGFFQGPPDSQQPPHNPNAPMMGPHVQPFMSPRFPGGPRPALRMPSQPPVGLPGSQPLLPGAMEPSPRAQGHPSMGPMQRVTPPRGMAGVGPQVRAGSGRGGTPRGLPPTPWPLTALLLPQSYGGGMRPPPNSLAGPGLPTMNMGPGVRGPWASPSGNSIPYSSSSPGSYTGPPGGGGPPGTPIMPSPGDSTNSSENMYTIMNPIGPGAGRANFPLGPGPEGPMAAMSAMEPHHVNGSLGSGDMDGLPKSSPGAVAGLSNAPGTPRDDGEMAAAGTFLHPFPSESYSPGMTMSV, from the exons ATGGGGAGCATGGCCCCCAACGACGCAATGGCAGCGGGCCCCATGGCACCCGGCTTCTTCCAG GGCCCCCCCGACTCCCAGCAGCCCCCCCACAACCCCAACGCCCCCATGATGGGGCCTCACGTTCAG CCCTTCATGTCACCGCGGTTCCCAGGGGGCCCCCGGCCCGCCCTGCGGATGCCGAGTCAG CCTCCGGTGGGCCTCCccggctcccagcccctcctccctggcgCCATGGAACCCTCCCCGCGTGCTCAGG GGCATCCCAGCATGGGCCCGATGCAGAGGGTGACACCTCCACGGGGCATGGCCGGCGTTGGACCCCAGGTGAGGGCAGGGTCCGGGAGAGGGGGTACGCCTCGGGGCCTTCCCCCCACACCTTGGCCACTCACAGCCCTTTTGCTTCCCCAGAGCTATGGAGGTGGCATGCGGCCCCCACCCAACTCTCTCGCCGGCCCGGGCCTGCCCACCATGAACAT GGGCCCTGGAGTGCGAGGCCCATGGGCCAGCCCCAGCGGAAACTCG ATCCCctattcctcctcctcccccggcAGCTACACG GGACCCCCAGGAGGAGGCGGGCCCCCTGGAACACCCATCATGCCCAGCCCTGGAG actccaccaACTCCAGCGAGAACATGTACACTATCATGAACCCCATTGGGCCGGGCGCCGGCAGGGCTAAT TTCCCACTTGGCCCTGGTCCGGAGGGTCCCATGGCGGCCATGAGTGCGATGGAGCCTCATCACGTGAACGGATCCCTGG GCTCGGGCGATATGGACGGGTTGCCGAAG AGCTCCCCCGGCGCCGTGGCCGGCCTGAGCAACGCCCCGGGCACCCCGCGGGACGACGGCGAGATGGCGGCCGCCGGGACCTTCCTGCACCCGTTCCCGAGCGAAAGC TACTCGCCGGGGATGACCATGAGCGTGTGA
- the SSBP4 gene encoding single-stranded DNA-binding protein 4 isoform X5 — translation MYAKGGKGSAVPSDSQAREKLALYVYEYLLHVGAQKSAQTFLSEIRWEKNITLGEPPGFLHSWWCVFWDLYCAAPDRREACEHSNEAKAFQDYSSVAAPSPVMGSMAPNDAMAAGPMAPGFFQPFMSPRFPGGPRPALRMPSQPPVGLPGSQPLLPGAMEPSPRAQGHPSMGPMQRVTPPRGMAGVGPQSYGGGMRPPPNSLAGPGLPTMNMGPGVRGPWASPSGNSIPYSSSSPGSYTGPPGGGGPPGTPIMPSPGDSTNSSENMYTIMNPIGPGAGRANFPLGPGPEGPMAAMSAMEPHHVNGSLGSGDMDGLPKSSPGAVAGLSNAPGTPRDDGEMAAAGTFLHPFPSESVSDCVDSPPAAASGRRGLAGRPRRGGRGARARP, via the exons ATGTACGCCAAGGGGGGCAAGGGCTCGGCCGTGCCCTCCGACAGCCAGGCCCGCGAGAA GTTGGCACTCTATGTATACGAGTACCTGTTGCACGTTGGTGCCCAGAAGTCAGCCCAGACCTTTCTGTCCGAG ATCCGATGGGAGAAGAACATTACGCTGGGGGAGCCCCCAGGGTTCCTGCATTCCTGGTGGTG CGTGTTCTGGGACTTGTACTGTGCAGCACCTGACCGCAGAGAGGCGTGTGAGCACTCAAATGAGGCCAAGGCCTTCCAGGACTAC AGCTCTGTAGCGGCCCCTAGTCCAGTGATGGGGAGCATGGCCCCCAACGACGCAATGGCAGCGGGCCCCATGGCACCCGGCTTCTTCCAG CCCTTCATGTCACCGCGGTTCCCAGGGGGCCCCCGGCCCGCCCTGCGGATGCCGAGTCAG CCTCCGGTGGGCCTCCccggctcccagcccctcctccctggcgCCATGGAACCCTCCCCGCGTGCTCAGG GGCATCCCAGCATGGGCCCGATGCAGAGGGTGACACCTCCACGGGGCATGGCCGGCGTTGGACCCCAG AGCTATGGAGGTGGCATGCGGCCCCCACCCAACTCTCTCGCCGGCCCGGGCCTGCCCACCATGAACAT GGGCCCTGGAGTGCGAGGCCCATGGGCCAGCCCCAGCGGAAACTCG ATCCCctattcctcctcctcccccggcAGCTACACG GGACCCCCAGGAGGAGGCGGGCCCCCTGGAACACCCATCATGCCCAGCCCTGGAG actccaccaACTCCAGCGAGAACATGTACACTATCATGAACCCCATTGGGCCGGGCGCCGGCAGGGCTAAT TTCCCACTTGGCCCTGGTCCGGAGGGTCCCATGGCGGCCATGAGTGCGATGGAGCCTCATCACGTGAACGGATCCCTGG GCTCGGGCGATATGGACGGGTTGCCGAAG AGCTCCCCCGGCGCCGTGGCCGGCCTGAGCAACGCCCCGGGCACCCCGCGGGACGACGGCGAGATGGCGGCCGCCGGGACCTTCCTGCACCCGTTCCCGAGCGAAAGCGTAAGCGACTGCGTCGACTCCCCCCCCGCGGCGGCGTCGGGCCGGAGGGGCCTGGCGGGCAGGCCCCGGCGGGGCGGCCGGGGGGCCAGAGCAAGACCGTGA
- the SSBP4 gene encoding single-stranded DNA-binding protein 4 isoform X1 produces MYAKGGKGSAVPSDSQAREKLALYVYEYLLHVGAQKSAQTFLSEIRWEKNITLGEPPGFLHSWWCVFWDLYCAAPDRREACEHSNEAKAFQDYSSVAAPSPVMGSMAPNDAMAAGPMAPGFFQPFMSPRFPGGPRPALRMPSQPPVGLPGSQPLLPGAMEPSPRAQGHPSMGPMQRVTPPRGMAGVGPQVRAGSGRGGTPRGLPPTPWPLTALLLPQSYGGGMRPPPNSLAGPGLPTMNMGPGVRGPWASPSGNSIPYSSSSPGSYTGPPGGGGPPGTPIMPSPGDSTNSSENMYTIMNPIGPGAGRANFPLGPGPEGPMAAMSAMEPHHVNGSLGSGDMDGLPKSSPGAVAGLSNAPGTPRDDGEMAAAGTFLHPFPSESVSDCVDSPPAAASGRRGLAGRPRRGGRGARARP; encoded by the exons ATGTACGCCAAGGGGGGCAAGGGCTCGGCCGTGCCCTCCGACAGCCAGGCCCGCGAGAA GTTGGCACTCTATGTATACGAGTACCTGTTGCACGTTGGTGCCCAGAAGTCAGCCCAGACCTTTCTGTCCGAG ATCCGATGGGAGAAGAACATTACGCTGGGGGAGCCCCCAGGGTTCCTGCATTCCTGGTGGTG CGTGTTCTGGGACTTGTACTGTGCAGCACCTGACCGCAGAGAGGCGTGTGAGCACTCAAATGAGGCCAAGGCCTTCCAGGACTAC AGCTCTGTAGCGGCCCCTAGTCCAGTGATGGGGAGCATGGCCCCCAACGACGCAATGGCAGCGGGCCCCATGGCACCCGGCTTCTTCCAG CCCTTCATGTCACCGCGGTTCCCAGGGGGCCCCCGGCCCGCCCTGCGGATGCCGAGTCAG CCTCCGGTGGGCCTCCccggctcccagcccctcctccctggcgCCATGGAACCCTCCCCGCGTGCTCAGG GGCATCCCAGCATGGGCCCGATGCAGAGGGTGACACCTCCACGGGGCATGGCCGGCGTTGGACCCCAGGTGAGGGCAGGGTCCGGGAGAGGGGGTACGCCTCGGGGCCTTCCCCCCACACCTTGGCCACTCACAGCCCTTTTGCTTCCCCAGAGCTATGGAGGTGGCATGCGGCCCCCACCCAACTCTCTCGCCGGCCCGGGCCTGCCCACCATGAACAT GGGCCCTGGAGTGCGAGGCCCATGGGCCAGCCCCAGCGGAAACTCG ATCCCctattcctcctcctcccccggcAGCTACACG GGACCCCCAGGAGGAGGCGGGCCCCCTGGAACACCCATCATGCCCAGCCCTGGAG actccaccaACTCCAGCGAGAACATGTACACTATCATGAACCCCATTGGGCCGGGCGCCGGCAGGGCTAAT TTCCCACTTGGCCCTGGTCCGGAGGGTCCCATGGCGGCCATGAGTGCGATGGAGCCTCATCACGTGAACGGATCCCTGG GCTCGGGCGATATGGACGGGTTGCCGAAG AGCTCCCCCGGCGCCGTGGCCGGCCTGAGCAACGCCCCGGGCACCCCGCGGGACGACGGCGAGATGGCGGCCGCCGGGACCTTCCTGCACCCGTTCCCGAGCGAAAGCGTAAGCGACTGCGTCGACTCCCCCCCCGCGGCGGCGTCGGGCCGGAGGGGCCTGGCGGGCAGGCCCCGGCGGGGCGGCCGGGGGGCCAGAGCAAGACCGTGA
- the SSBP4 gene encoding single-stranded DNA-binding protein 4 isoform X6, which yields MYAKGGKGSAVPSDSQAREKLALYVYEYLLHVGAQKSAQTFLSEIRWEKNITLGEPPGFLHSWWCVFWDLYCAAPDRREACEHSNEAKAFQDYSSVAAPSPVMGSMAPNDAMAAGPMAPGFFQGPPDSQQPPHNPNAPMMGPHVQPFMSPRFPGGPRPALRMPSQPPVGLPGSQPLLPGAMEPSPRAQGHPSMGPMQRVTPPRGMAGVGPQSYGGGMRPPPNSLAGPGLPTMNMGPGVRGPWASPSGNSIPYSSSSPGSYTGPPGGGGPPGTPIMPSPGDSTNSSENMYTIMNPIGPGAGRANFPLGPGPEGPMAAMSAMEPHHVNGSLGSGDMDGLPKSSPGAVAGLSNAPGTPRDDGEMAAAGTFLHPFPSESYSPGMTMSV from the exons ATGTACGCCAAGGGGGGCAAGGGCTCGGCCGTGCCCTCCGACAGCCAGGCCCGCGAGAA GTTGGCACTCTATGTATACGAGTACCTGTTGCACGTTGGTGCCCAGAAGTCAGCCCAGACCTTTCTGTCCGAG ATCCGATGGGAGAAGAACATTACGCTGGGGGAGCCCCCAGGGTTCCTGCATTCCTGGTGGTG CGTGTTCTGGGACTTGTACTGTGCAGCACCTGACCGCAGAGAGGCGTGTGAGCACTCAAATGAGGCCAAGGCCTTCCAGGACTAC AGCTCTGTAGCGGCCCCTAGTCCAGTGATGGGGAGCATGGCCCCCAACGACGCAATGGCAGCGGGCCCCATGGCACCCGGCTTCTTCCAG GGCCCCCCCGACTCCCAGCAGCCCCCCCACAACCCCAACGCCCCCATGATGGGGCCTCACGTTCAG CCCTTCATGTCACCGCGGTTCCCAGGGGGCCCCCGGCCCGCCCTGCGGATGCCGAGTCAG CCTCCGGTGGGCCTCCccggctcccagcccctcctccctggcgCCATGGAACCCTCCCCGCGTGCTCAGG GGCATCCCAGCATGGGCCCGATGCAGAGGGTGACACCTCCACGGGGCATGGCCGGCGTTGGACCCCAG AGCTATGGAGGTGGCATGCGGCCCCCACCCAACTCTCTCGCCGGCCCGGGCCTGCCCACCATGAACAT GGGCCCTGGAGTGCGAGGCCCATGGGCCAGCCCCAGCGGAAACTCG ATCCCctattcctcctcctcccccggcAGCTACACG GGACCCCCAGGAGGAGGCGGGCCCCCTGGAACACCCATCATGCCCAGCCCTGGAG actccaccaACTCCAGCGAGAACATGTACACTATCATGAACCCCATTGGGCCGGGCGCCGGCAGGGCTAAT TTCCCACTTGGCCCTGGTCCGGAGGGTCCCATGGCGGCCATGAGTGCGATGGAGCCTCATCACGTGAACGGATCCCTGG GCTCGGGCGATATGGACGGGTTGCCGAAG AGCTCCCCCGGCGCCGTGGCCGGCCTGAGCAACGCCCCGGGCACCCCGCGGGACGACGGCGAGATGGCGGCCGCCGGGACCTTCCTGCACCCGTTCCCGAGCGAAAGC TACTCGCCGGGGATGACCATGAGCGTGTGA
- the SSBP4 gene encoding single-stranded DNA-binding protein 4 isoform X9: MGSMAPNDAMAAGPMAPGFFQPFMSPRFPGGPRPALRMPSQPPVGLPGSQPLLPGAMEPSPRAQGHPSMGPMQRVTPPRGMAGVGPQVRAGSGRGGTPRGLPPTPWPLTALLLPQSYGGGMRPPPNSLAGPGLPTMNMGPGVRGPWASPSGNSIPYSSSSPGSYTGPPGGGGPPGTPIMPSPGDSTNSSENMYTIMNPIGPGAGRANFPLGPGPEGPMAAMSAMEPHHVNGSLGSGDMDGLPKSSPGAVAGLSNAPGTPRDDGEMAAAGTFLHPFPSESYSPGMTMSV; this comes from the exons ATGGGGAGCATGGCCCCCAACGACGCAATGGCAGCGGGCCCCATGGCACCCGGCTTCTTCCAG CCCTTCATGTCACCGCGGTTCCCAGGGGGCCCCCGGCCCGCCCTGCGGATGCCGAGTCAG CCTCCGGTGGGCCTCCccggctcccagcccctcctccctggcgCCATGGAACCCTCCCCGCGTGCTCAGG GGCATCCCAGCATGGGCCCGATGCAGAGGGTGACACCTCCACGGGGCATGGCCGGCGTTGGACCCCAGGTGAGGGCAGGGTCCGGGAGAGGGGGTACGCCTCGGGGCCTTCCCCCCACACCTTGGCCACTCACAGCCCTTTTGCTTCCCCAGAGCTATGGAGGTGGCATGCGGCCCCCACCCAACTCTCTCGCCGGCCCGGGCCTGCCCACCATGAACAT GGGCCCTGGAGTGCGAGGCCCATGGGCCAGCCCCAGCGGAAACTCG ATCCCctattcctcctcctcccccggcAGCTACACG GGACCCCCAGGAGGAGGCGGGCCCCCTGGAACACCCATCATGCCCAGCCCTGGAG actccaccaACTCCAGCGAGAACATGTACACTATCATGAACCCCATTGGGCCGGGCGCCGGCAGGGCTAAT TTCCCACTTGGCCCTGGTCCGGAGGGTCCCATGGCGGCCATGAGTGCGATGGAGCCTCATCACGTGAACGGATCCCTGG GCTCGGGCGATATGGACGGGTTGCCGAAG AGCTCCCCCGGCGCCGTGGCCGGCCTGAGCAACGCCCCGGGCACCCCGCGGGACGACGGCGAGATGGCGGCCGCCGGGACCTTCCTGCACCCGTTCCCGAGCGAAAGC TACTCGCCGGGGATGACCATGAGCGTGTGA